From a region of the Georgenia yuyongxinii genome:
- a CDS encoding TrmH family RNA methyltransferase: MIRITDPADERLADYTNLTDVALRSRHEPEKGLYIAESANVIRRATGAGHRPRSFLMAEKWLESMAPVIAASPGSGGVADGGTDVPVFVAEESVLRAVIGYNLHRGALAAMHRPPLAGVRELLEGARGGAGARRVAILEDIVDHTNVGAMFRSAAGLGVDAVLVTPRCADPLYRRSVRVSMGTVFQVPWTRLTTWPEGIEKLHAIGFTVAALALADDSVGLDDFAASDAVRAPGSRVALVLGAEGDGLARSTVEAADVVVRIPMSGAVDSLNVAAASAVAFWATRV; the protein is encoded by the coding sequence CTGATCCGTATCACCGACCCCGCAGACGAGCGCCTGGCCGACTACACGAACCTGACCGACGTCGCCCTGCGTTCGCGGCACGAGCCGGAGAAGGGCCTGTACATCGCGGAGAGTGCCAACGTCATCCGCCGCGCCACCGGGGCCGGGCACCGGCCCCGCTCCTTCCTCATGGCCGAGAAGTGGCTCGAGTCGATGGCACCGGTCATCGCCGCGTCGCCGGGCAGCGGGGGAGTGGCCGACGGCGGCACGGACGTGCCCGTGTTCGTCGCCGAGGAGTCGGTGCTCCGTGCCGTCATCGGCTACAACCTGCACCGTGGGGCGTTGGCCGCCATGCACCGCCCGCCACTGGCCGGGGTGCGGGAGCTGCTCGAGGGCGCTCGCGGCGGGGCGGGCGCCCGGCGGGTGGCGATCCTCGAGGACATCGTGGACCACACCAACGTCGGTGCCATGTTTCGGAGCGCGGCCGGGCTCGGCGTGGACGCGGTGCTCGTCACGCCGCGCTGCGCCGACCCGCTCTACCGGCGCTCCGTGCGCGTGTCGATGGGCACCGTGTTCCAGGTGCCGTGGACCCGGCTGACCACCTGGCCCGAGGGGATCGAGAAGCTGCACGCCATCGGGTTCACCGTGGCGGCGTTGGCGCTCGCGGACGACTCCGTCGGCCTCGACGACTTCGCGGCGTCCGACGCCGTCCGCGCCCCCGGTTCTCGGGTGGCGCTGGTGCTGGGCGCCGAGGGCGACGGGCTGGCACGCAGCACCGTCGAGGCCGCGGACGTGGTGGTGCGCATCCCGATGTCCGGCGCGGTGGACTCGCTCAACGTGGCCGCGGCGTCCGCCGTCGCCTTCTGGGCGACCCGAGTTTGA
- a CDS encoding TIGR02391 family protein: MTGVDYWKTPIRLAVRLGSELAEYASPTFENDEPPAEQVPTLHPGGELLPDFDNRITDTDLRQATRSRFVSQHYADAVEAAVKTLNECVRSLSGRHEDGDGLMTVVFSPSNPILRINSGRTKSDESAQRGHMQLCQGVIGAWRNPRAHRLLDDAPERTLMMLEVINDLIGVTKSAKRTRRRKTA, encoded by the coding sequence ATGACGGGGGTCGATTACTGGAAAACTCCGATACGGCTAGCCGTCCGCCTCGGCAGTGAACTAGCTGAGTACGCCAGTCCCACGTTTGAGAACGACGAACCTCCTGCCGAACAGGTGCCCACTCTGCATCCGGGTGGGGAACTGCTGCCCGACTTCGATAACCGCATTACGGATACCGATCTCCGTCAGGCAACACGGTCACGGTTCGTCTCGCAGCACTATGCTGACGCAGTTGAGGCTGCAGTGAAGACACTCAACGAATGTGTACGCTCGCTCAGCGGTCGACATGAAGATGGTGACGGCCTCATGACGGTAGTCTTCTCCCCCTCGAATCCAATCCTGCGGATCAACTCCGGTAGAACCAAAAGCGATGAGAGTGCCCAACGTGGCCACATGCAACTGTGTCAAGGCGTCATAGGCGCATGGAGAAATCCTCGTGCGCATCGGCTACTGGATGACGCGCCAGAGAGGACGCTCATGATGCTTGAAGTGATCAATGATCTGATCGGTGTAACGAAGTCAGCCAAACGGACCCGCCGACGGAAGACGGCTTAA
- a CDS encoding dihydrofolate reductase family protein, translating to MTRTRIHNLSISLDGFATGVGQASEAPMGHAGQRLHEWMIATRFGAPIMGREGGTLGVDDAFAQQHEPGIGAEIMGAGKFGPPGWQDDADWQGWWGPNPPFHTPTVVLTHRPRPSIEMEGGTTFHFLDAAPAEALDAARGLADGRDVRIGGGPTVVRDFLAAGLVDHMHLVQVPIVLGRGVRVWDGLEALEEDYEIEAVSAPSGVTHLTFDRKTS from the coding sequence ATGACACGGACCCGCATCCACAACCTTTCCATCTCGCTGGACGGGTTCGCCACCGGCGTCGGCCAGGCATCCGAAGCACCCATGGGCCACGCCGGCCAACGGCTGCACGAGTGGATGATCGCCACCCGCTTCGGCGCCCCGATCATGGGACGCGAGGGCGGCACCCTCGGCGTCGACGACGCCTTTGCCCAGCAGCACGAGCCCGGCATCGGCGCCGAGATCATGGGTGCGGGCAAGTTCGGCCCACCTGGCTGGCAGGACGACGCCGACTGGCAGGGGTGGTGGGGTCCGAACCCCCCGTTCCACACGCCGACCGTCGTGCTGACCCACCGCCCGCGACCCTCGATCGAGATGGAGGGTGGCACCACCTTCCACTTCCTCGACGCCGCACCGGCCGAGGCGCTCGACGCCGCCCGTGGGCTGGCCGACGGACGGGACGTCCGCATCGGCGGTGGTCCGACCGTCGTGCGCGACTTCCTCGCCGCAGGCCTGGTCGACCACATGCACCTGGTCCAGGTGCCGATCGTGCTCGGCCGTGGTGTCCGTGTGTGGGACGGACTGGAGGCGCTGGAGGAGGACTACGAGATCGAGGCCGTCTCGGCGCCCAGCGGGGTCACCCACCTGACCTTCGACCGGAAGACCTCGTGA
- a CDS encoding nitroreductase family deazaflavin-dependent oxidoreductase → MSPLPRWLGRANRLVLNRVMGLVAPRLPGFAVLTHVGRRSGREHSAVVNIFRAGPGYRVALTYGREADWVRNVLAAGGCWITTRGRRVELAEPRLVHDPTVAWAPPLVRELLGLLDVPDSLSFTIRPPRG, encoded by the coding sequence ATGAGCCCCTTGCCGCGATGGCTCGGGCGGGCGAACCGGCTGGTGCTGAACAGGGTCATGGGCCTGGTCGCCCCGCGCCTGCCCGGCTTCGCCGTGCTGACCCACGTGGGCCGCCGCAGCGGTCGTGAGCACAGCGCCGTGGTCAACATCTTCCGTGCCGGCCCGGGCTACCGGGTTGCGCTGACCTACGGGCGCGAAGCGGACTGGGTGCGCAACGTGCTCGCCGCGGGTGGCTGCTGGATCACGACACGCGGCCGCCGGGTCGAGCTGGCCGAGCCCCGTCTGGTCCACGACCCCACTGTGGCCTGGGCGCCGCCGCTGGTCCGGGAGCTCCTGGGACTCCTCGATGTGCCTGACTCCCTGTCCTTCACCATCCGGCCTCCGCGCGGTTGA
- a CDS encoding MmcQ/YjbR family DNA-binding protein: protein MAHPTMFHDADPYLALLRTIALAFPEAEEVVSHGRPNFRVRKVFAVYGSGTKGPAATRVRYDHGLVVLPEESERPALVQDPRYFVPAYLAPSGWIGVDLTARGRDGPDDVDWDEVAELLDGSYRQVAGPRLVTRLDAEGGPAAHRRR from the coding sequence ATGGCCCACCCGACGATGTTCCACGACGCCGATCCCTACCTTGCCCTGCTGCGCACCATCGCGCTGGCCTTCCCGGAGGCCGAGGAGGTGGTCTCGCACGGCCGGCCGAACTTCCGTGTGCGGAAGGTCTTCGCCGTCTATGGCTCCGGCACCAAGGGTCCCGCGGCGACGCGGGTGAGGTACGACCACGGTCTGGTGGTGCTGCCCGAGGAGTCCGAGCGGCCGGCGCTGGTACAGGACCCGCGGTACTTCGTCCCTGCGTACCTGGCGCCCTCGGGGTGGATCGGCGTCGACCTGACCGCTCGGGGCCGCGACGGTCCCGACGATGTGGACTGGGACGAGGTCGCCGAGCTCCTCGACGGCTCCTACCGGCAGGTCGCCGGTCCGCGGCTCGTCACCCGGCTCGACGCCGAGGGCGGCCCGGCGGCGCACCGACGCCGCTGA